The nucleotide window tctttgggctcccccaccgcggccagtgcggcctgaagttgggctctGCACTcttccaactcctgggacagttgagtattctttttgataagaacctgcataacaaatgatccttaaatcagttattctaactgtttcaagtctcaggggctactgatatatatataatcaccaaattttctcacccgtatgtcttttacatactgctctgtggctctggctagaccattttgagcggcacggaggtacgcatctcccgagttgaaggcatccaatgccacttgggagaaacaagcgtcacgaagaacagtccggcgatgcctgtggttcatggcactttccacctcggaattggtggcggacagttgattcgcatcctctgtcggaggagtgCCCGGCGCACGCCTCatattcgttcccgcctccgaatccAGCCTTGGAACCTAGCTGGTGAAGGCGCGATtagtagcctctccgggtatagtccggcgagcgctctttttcctgacaagaaggcatgggcgttaatatgcctctgaAAATAATGTCTTGTAATAAAGACGGCGCACCGTACCGttgcgccggtgtctcaatccggactgcgggtCTTTTCGGCCTacctggcctcgcggccccttgttggctagtcgccgcaggctcgaccttccgcctcgaggacctcccctgcaaaacacggctgttgTACGGCAATCAAAAACACGCAAGGATGGATCCCTTTTTAAAGtactgggacttcggtctcagtcacctgtgaggctggaagtagcccagggtaatcggccgcaatggccaccaaagcgttgtcattactcaattggtaaaataccccatcgatcagctccacagatatgtccggatcctcctgggaggccgggtcaagagaccgtccagggtcctcgagttgtggaggggggttgtttatctcccttacagcctggcgcagctcctacgttgaaatctctagactgaatacttaactacgggaatacgaaacggatgggcgagaaaaagtctccgcttacccagctcggaggattgtacatagaaaatccgccatgcgggttgacacgaaggaattcctcctcttctcccttgtacaaagtggataagatctttattagatcagcaaccgATCCTGTCCCTttacggccgtggcgggtggcgtcatcctcccggttgaaatcccacatggggtggcctctatattgaagcggctgcacccgccgcataatacatatggccatgacctcgatcatggtcaatctggatcgagctaaaaaacttaaacggctcatcaggtaaagaacgtccctgtcatcttcctccagggagctccatggacgccagctccggcgcttcttcaaaggggcgttgtcgaactcaggaaggccgattcTAATAGGATCCGAGAGGGGGGTGTCTTCTAtttaaaaccattctgaaggccagtcttcggacatCTTCTTTGGGGTttcggataggtatccggtcccagcaatacgccacacttcggctccgcccacttgatatattgaccccttctgagaacggggcacaaggcagaacagcttcttccacagagcgaaatgagcctcataGCCCAAAATCAACTcacaaagggctacgaatcccgcgatatgcagcatggaggcaggcgtaaggttgtgcaactggaggctgtagaactccaggagcccccagAGAAATGTATGAATtagaaatccgagccctcttaccaaataagggacaagacatacccgctctcccttggagggattgggaaggctctccgcttgctctccgccattataggtggcatgCCCATCTCGAACCGGAACcatgtacgctgggggaagaaatcccttggtctgaagcatcactaatttgttGTGCGGGagggaacatctctcccaatctccaggcttggggctaggggagcgagaggaggagctgcgtcgaccggccatgatggaatggatctctgtcgaatgcgctccgatgaaggctcgccaagggaggatggtgtgatttggatctgaatcctcgtctttttaataggcagcttattcacacagctaggggagtaaatgtaaaaacaccctggctcttcacattctcTCGActcgtggaaagtggccattattgggcgtggaagccaaggagtgcaacattcacaagagGCCGGACACTATTTTGACAGGTAcacgggggctactgagggagtcctggattagggggtctccggacagccggactatgtccttcggccggactgttagactatgaagatacaagattgaagacttcgtctcgtgtccggatgggactctacttggcgtggaaggcaagctaggcaatacggatatggatatctcctcctttgtaaccgaccttgtgtaaccctaaccctctccggtgtctatataaaccgaagggttttagtccgtaggacaacaaccacaacatacaatcataccataggctagcttctagggtttagcctctccgatctcgtggtagatctactcttgtactacccatatcatcaatattaatcaagcaggacgtagggttttacctccatcaagagggcccgaacctgggtaaaacatcatgtcccctgcctcctgttaccatccggcctagacgcacagttcgggaccccctacccgagatccgccggttttaacaccgacaacCACCCTACAAAACACCCTCGAACCGAAGACCGAAAGCATgacctctctacttggttgcaagcgtaCAGTCTTCACGATCCGGCAATGCTTCGCCATCCAGAGCTAATCATCGCcggagaattagagggaggaTATTAGAACCACGCTAGGCTTCTAGTTATGAGGATTAGAGAAACTAGGTCTAGCTCTAATTAGTCAACTATGACCAACTAGAACCAGAACTAGAACTAGAACTAGATGAACTAGAGAAGGCTCCAAAACTTGTGTATCCAAAGGGCAAaagtcctcaagtatatatataggttcgagggaggggacaaggggCGCCAAAAGGGAAGGAAAACCTCTCCCtttggccggccaaggagggggAACCCCCCCTCCAATTCACCCTCCCCTTCCTTCTACAAGGAGGAAGGGGgcacctgaaggaaatatgccctagaggcaataataaagttgttatttatatttaattatatcatgataaatgtttattattcatgctagaattgtattaaccggaaacctagtacatgtgtgaatacatagacaaaatagagtgtccctagtatgcctctacttgactagctcgttaatcaaagatggttaagtttcctaaccatagacatgtgttgtcatttgacgAACGGGATCGCATCACTAGAGAATGACGTGATGGACAAGGCCCATTCGTTAGCCTAGCAttatgatcgttaagttttattgctattgctttcttcatggcttatacatattcctctgactatgagattatgcaactcgcgaataccggaggaacaccttgtgtgctatcaaacgtcacaacgaaACTGAGTGgttataaagatgatctacaggtgtctccgaaggtgtttgttgagttggcatagatcaaaattaggattttcactccgagtatcggagaggtatctctaggccctctcggtaatgcacatcataataagccttgcaagcaaagtgactaatgagttagttgctgGATATTGCATTACTgaacgaataaagagacttgccagtaacgagattgaactaggtatgatgataccgatgattgaatctcgggcaagtaacataccgatgacaaagggaataacgtatgttgttatgtggttggaccgataaagatctttgtagaataggtaggaaccaatatgagcatccaggttccgctattggttattgacgaGAGATgcgtctcagtcatgtctacatagttctcgaacctgtagagtccgcacgcttaacgtttgatgacgatttgtattatgagttgtgtgttttggtgacggaagtttgttcggagtcctggatgagatcacagacatgacgtggagtctcgaaatggtcgggaggtgaagattgatatattggatggttATATacggacatcagaatggttccgaaGAGGTTTGGGGATTTATCGAAGTACCGAGAgattatcggaaccccccgggaaagttaatggtccttatgggccatagtggagagagggaggaaggccacaagaggaggcgcgcgcctcccccctgcctaatccgaattggacaaggggtggggcgcgccccctttccttccccctctcccctctttcccctttcccctccccgttggaaggaaaggggggaatcctactaggagtggagtcctagtaggactccccccatggcgcgccacccctagggccggccacctgctcctcccctcctttatatacgggggcggggggcaccccaaaggcacaacagttattctcttagtcgtgtgcggtgcccctctccacattttactcctccggtcatagcgtcatagtgcttaggcgaagcccttgcgcagatcacatcaccatcattgtcaccacgccgtcgtgctggtaGAATTCTTCCTCAACcatctgctggatcaagagttcgcgggacgtcatcgagctgtatGTGTGCcaaacacggaggtgtcgtacgttcggtacttggatcggttggatcctgaagacgttcgactacatcaaccgcgttaatctaacgcttccgctttcggtctacgagggtacgtggacacactctccccctctcattgctatgtatctcctagatatatcttgcgtgatcgcaggaatttttttgaaattgcatgctatgttccccaacagcaCCTCCACCTTTGGGGCCCAAGTGGAGGAGCAAGCGGAGGAGGAGACTGCCCCCAAGGCCAAGGAGGAGGAATGGTATCGCCGTGAGTTGATGGAGAACGCGCAGGAGGATCCCTCCTCAACGAGTGGCCAGATTGGAATCACAAAAAACATACTCTGTTGAGTGGGATATCTAGCACGACTATGTGCGGATCCCATACAAGCATGAGACAACCTGGCCATGTAGCTCATCAAGGTCAGCTCGTGCTCCCCATTGCCTCACTGTTAAGGAGGCATGTGACGAGCGCTACACCATCATCAACGGGTCGTCCGCCCCGGTAGAATCTTCAAGGTCACCACCATCAGGCATGCTTTAAGGGCGGAGAGGGACCATGCCATGTGGCTCCACTACGAGGAGATACAAGTAGATTTTGCAGCGAGGACGGAGCACTTCCAATGGCGCACATTCAACATGAACATGGTTGGAGACTCGCGTCCCTCTCGCATCGCCTCCCCCGCGGGGGGCTCAGGAGGTCTCTGTAGCCGCCGCCTAGTACCCTCCAGCGCCTTTCTCCCCCTCCGCCGCTGCCGATGGTCAGCGCCGGGCAAAGCCCGTGTGTGCGACGACAGTGGTGGAGGGGCTCTCCTCCCTCTCCCGGATCCATGGCGGCGCGGGTGTCCTGATCCGCGGGGTGCGGCCTTCCCGACGGTGTGGCGGGTCCCGGAGGCGGCGGGCTTGTGGCGGTGCATGGACGCCCAGACCATGGGTGTGGGCTTCCCGGCAGCGTGCGGGTTCCCGACGGCGGCGGGACCAGTCGACGGCGGGCTTGGCCGATGGCCGCGGCCGCGCGATACCGGATCTCGTCGCGCGTGGCGGATCTCGCCACTCCGGCCATCATGGAGGAACCTGGACCTAGGGCGGCGGTCCCGTTAGGCATGGCGACGGCACCCTAGGCTGGCGACGTTTGCAGGGGGTGGATGGATGGCGTCTTGACTGCGTGGGCGGTGAGTTGCCGGTGGATCTCCTCCGTGCTGCAGGCTCTCTCCCGCTGCAAGTGGTGGCTTACGATCACGGTTGTCGGCTCGGTGCCTTCGCGGGGGCTGGTAGAGGTGACATCGGACGAGAGGAAACTCTGGATGAATCATTCATCCCGACGGTGGCGACGACCAGGGTCGCCGTTCTCCTCCTTGCAGGCGCCGTCGAGGTCCCTTCCCTTACACCCCGACCCCATGCCGGGTGAAAAACCCAAAATCTCCTTAGATTGGGCGGCGGTGGCACTGCTTGTGTCGTACCCTTCTTGGAGGCGCCGCCTGGGGCGTTTGGGTGCTCGGTTAGGGGAACTGCATGCGGAGGGGATGGGACCAATGGCAACAGGTGGTGTTCGCAACAGAGGAGCGTCATGGCATCTGGCACGTCGACAACGGCAGGTCTCTGCGGCATGGAGCAGCAGGGTCTCGCCAGTGGGCGTGTGATAATGGGCGAGCACAGGATGGTGGCgttgtctggcgtcgtggtggcatCGACGGCAGCTGGACTGGGCAAGGTAGATGCAGCAGTACAACACTcaagatggattggtggcaggtggctgcggcggcctcgtACCCGGCAGGtgtcctggttgaggagtgcgcTGGACTGGTGGGTGCCTCATACCTGACAGGCATTCTGGTTGGGActtcaggtcttagatgttaggtttgactgcaaggtctgtttggtattaggcccagactatcagcATTCCTTCATTAACtagataggagtagcgacagatattgtctagacggtggctttagtcttagtagtatatgattttgtaagattttgtgtgaataattaataaaatgacTGCATATATCGTTTAGATGCAGAGGTCAGGGTCCTCCTCCATTTCTAAAAAAACATGAACATGGTGGGATTCAGACAAACCGTGACATTTTGAGGCTTGCCCCCTCGAAAACACCATCCCTTATCTTGATGTCCATCATCAGGAACGAGACGAAGACGAGGTCATCGGACTATCACACTGGTCACATATGCATGTGTATCGTGCAATGTATTCACCATTGTCGTGGTGTGAAGTAAGTAGTGCTTCTCCTACGACATAAAAAGGCACAAGTTTAGTACTCTCTCCgttttttagtctgcatataaggtttggtcaaagtcaagttttgtaaaatttgactaattttatattaaaaaatataaacattgagaatctgaaatcaatattatcagatgcaTCACGAAATGTATTTTCATATTATATAGTTTTAatattgtagatgttcatatttttctacataaatttggtcaaattttgtgtagtttgactttgaccaattttatatgcggagtaaaaagaaacggagggagtacaaaaatGTCGCATTGACTTTTCTACACCTGTGTAACAACTTTGTAATGCAATGTTATCTTAAATCCGTGTTCTAATCACTCTAATTGAGTCTGTGATTATTGAGTTGATGCAAAAAAAGATGTGAGGTTAGGGCCAAAAAATGGCAACGATGTGTTTGCGCACATGCGCCACAGTATCCATATCCATTTAAAATGTGCTTCATATCCGATACGTCGACATCACATATTATGACTCTGCTAGAGTTACTTTGACGCATCGGCGATTATCATCATGGAGTACGCTATCTTGTTGCAGAATGCAGATGGACTTCTAGGCCGTGTAGGGGTAGGAGTCCTCGGTAGTGTCGCCGAACTGGTTCAGCGTGAGCTTCTAGGGCGTCCTGCCACGGTTCAACTTGTGGGTGCCCAACCTTCTTGGAGTCTGTTTAGGAGCTCCTTCAGGGCTCGGGGATTGACGTCGAATTGGAGTCGGTTCAAAATGAAATCAAGCATGATACACACATTCTCCCTAAACGCGTTTCTAGATCAAAGTGGGgcaaagcccccccccccctcccgcaTTGACTTTTCTACACCTGTGTAACAACTTTCTAATGCAACGTTATCTCAAATCAGTGTTTTAATCACTGTAATTGAGTGTGTGATTATTGAGTTGATGCAAAAAAAGATGTGAGGCCAGGGCCAAAAAATAGCAACCATGTGTTTGCGCACATGCGCCACAGTATCCATATCCATTTAAAATGTGCTTCATATCCGATATGGCGACATCACATATTATGACTCTGCTAGAGTTACTTCGACGCATCGGCGATGATCATCATGGAGTACGCTTCTTGCTGCAGAATGCAGATGGACTTCTAGGCCATGTAGGGGTAGGGGTCCTCGGTAGTGTCGCCGAACTGGTTCAGCGTGAGCTTGTAGGGCGTCCCGCCGCGGTTCAACTTGTGGGTGCCCAACCTTCTTGGAGTCTGTTCAGGAGCTCCTCCAGGGCACGGGGATTGACGTCGAACTGGAGTCGGTTCAAAATGAAATCAAGCATGATACACACATTCTCCCTAAACGCGTTTCTAGAtcaaggagggggggggggggctttgcGCGCGTTTCGTCAACAATGAAAATAGGTTTTACAGCTACCAGTTGAGGATCCCAAAATACAAATGAAAACTGAAAACATTTACAAACTAGAGCAAGGATGCAATGTGCCACCTCTATGTTGTATGGCGATTTTGTGTTTGCGCATAACCACCATGGCTTCCATCCATATGGAGCACGCTCTACATCCCATATGACGACCACAAATACGATGACTATGCTAGAGTTACTCTAATTGGTCTTTTGCCCACTTTTGCTGGTCTTCACATGTGCGCACGCCAGGTCGTTTGTAACTAGTTAGGTAGAATTTTCCTTTACATATATACCATGAAAAATCTTTCTTTCCTTTCCGTTCGTTGGTTGTGGCCTTTTGGTAGACATATCTTCTTCATTGTATTATGGGACTCCGCAGCTAACCTAATTAAACCAGCAGGCTCTGGTGTACTTCTTCGATATCTTTCTAGGTTATATATGTAACCTTACATACATATACCCCTTCTCGCCATAGAGCCCCTTGCAGTCCTCCATGTCGCGCAACATCCGCATACACCCCTACTCGCCCCACTTGGAACCTACTAGTTTTCCAATATCAAGTACTAGGCGTCGTCCTTCGTCGTGCTATAGCCCACTGCCGTCATGCAGTGCCCCCGCTTTGGTGCACACTCCCCAGTGAGCACCCCTCCAAATATAAATGAAACTGCTTATCGATTGTGATCCCCATACCCGAAGATGTCAATGGTCACCACAGAGGACGCCGTCTTGTTGCATAAATGCAGATGGAGTTCTGCGCCCTGTAGGGGTAGGCGTCCTCGGAGGCGACGCCACCGTGATcaatgatgtagtcgaacgtgtGGAATGTCTAGCCTCCTTTGCAACGGTCAATGTTTCTCCGACAACGACATGAAGTTTCTGGTCCGTATCGCATTGATGCCGTTCACCGTTGTGATCGTGGCAAATGCTCAACAACTGCCATAGTTGTGCGGGTGACCGCACCCTCCTACCGAAGTGGTTGAGGGCGAGCTTGTAGGGTGCCCCATTGCGGTTGAACTCCGGATGAATAATTGAAACTGCAAATATTATTACAAACTAGAGTAAGAATGCAATATGGCGACTCTGTTTGCACATAAGCATAACTACCATGGCTTTCATCCATATGGAGCGCGCTCCACTCAGCTAGAATTGCAATAACTGGTCTTTTGCCCACTTCTGCTGGTTTTCCACATGTGCGTACGCCATGTCACTGATAATTACTACTCGTTAGGTAGAAGTTTCCTTGCATATACACCATGCAAaatctttcttttctttcctttcctTTCTTCGGTTGTGGGTAGACAGATCTTCTTTGTTGTATTATGGAACTCTGCAGCTAACCTAATTAAACCCGCAGGCTCTGGTGTACTTCTTCCGTATGTTTCCAAGTAATTTGTGTAACCTTACATACATATACCTACCACAATGCATTGTTTTCATTGTGGACATATAATCACATATATAGCCACTCGTCCAGGACCGTTTTGGGTACGCGATTTATGTGATCAAGCGTCACGTCATCGTGAAATTGCTTTTCCAGTACGTTCTCGGCCATGACGACCACGGGCGTACGTCCCGCCGTCGCTCTCCGCCTCGAGCGTGGCCGTCGTGCTAGCCACCGGGTCTCACGTGCTAAGGATCGACTCCTTCTCGCAGGAGTTGCCCAAGTTCCAGGCGGGAGGGCACACCTGGCGCATCCGCTGCTACCCCAACGGATCGGCGCAAAAGTACGACGGCTACATCTCCCTCGTCCTGGAGCTCGCCAGCCACGTCGTCAAGGACGTCCGCGCTGAGTTCCGGTTCACCCTGGTCCCGCTCCGGCGACAGGGCTGGCCGGCGCCGGCGACGTACGAGCACGCCGACGTGGTCACGTTCGAGGAGAAGGGCGGGCAGTTCGGCTTTATGGACTTCGTCAGCAGGGGTTGGCTGGAGAAGTCGGAGAAGCTACTCGACGGCGCCCTCGCCGTGAGGTGCGACGTGACCGTCCTGACCCAGCAGCCGGCGCCGGTGCCTGTCATCGAGGAGCAAGAGCTGGAGCGGCTGGGGCTGGTGTGCGCCTGCAAGGACGACGCGTGCAAGCGCATCCACGCGGGTACCGTGGAGGCCGCCATGGCCTTAGGGACGATGCCCCGTCGACGCCGCCGGGTGAAGGAGGCGTGTCTAAGGCTCCTCGGGCGTCTTCGTGTGGAATAAGTTGCCACCTTTCTTTTGTGTGATCATCATCTATCAATCTGGTTCGGATCGTCAGATAAAATTTGCTGCAACTTCTTTAGAGAAACAGATGTTCTGAACATTATTGCTTGTCTGCCCTTCTACAATTATGTTTCCTGGCCTTTTATGTTAGCACTAATTTGTTATGATGTAGTATCAGCATGTAGTTTTGAGTTTTGCATGTGGCTAGTTGTACTTGCCGGCAATATGTACGTGTGATAGTATGTACGTAGACGGCGAGTGGTCAGCCCAGAGATCGTGCATGGTGAGATGCTACTGCCGTGTGAGGCGGCGGAGACGCGAGATGCAAGTGCCGTGTGAGGCGGACACCACACGAGAACTGAAGCCGACGGCCAGCAAAGAGTGTCAGCCGAGTGATTTGGTATAGTTCAGTTAGTTGTTTAGCTACCTCTACCTGCACGCAAGTCATTTAGCCGTGCATGAACAAAAGTGGTGGCCGGGTCATGTGTTAGTGTACGTGTGAGTTGTTAGTAGTACTAGTCGTTGGAAGCCTTGAATGAGTCTACGAGGTTAGCTCGATAGAGTCAGTTGTGTTAGAGCATGTACAGCTGAATCTGGCAAATCCGCCCCCTCAAAACACCCACGGACACGGCCGTGCGCTTCGACGAGCATTGATTGATCACATCTTATATTTAATGCTATGCATCCGAATACCTTAGATTTCATCTAGATTCATACAAACCATACAAAAGAAATCCTACCTACCATGCATATCACGATAGCCTAAATCATCTTCGCCGTCAAAGATGTCCATGACATCCGGTGCCGGGCGCTGGGTAGATGGTCGCGTAGGAGGGCTccggctcctcctcctcatccATATATGCGAGCATCTCGTCGACGTTCGCGGCGTGCTTCTCCTGCGCCTCCCGTAGACGATGGCGCTTGGCCTCCGCCGCTGATTCCAACCGTAGGGAATTTAGGATCGTCTGTTGCTTCGCTTCCAACTCCTCCTCCACGTCCTCCCCGTCCTcgtccacctccacctcctcctccaagtcctccGGATCGACCGCGTTCGGAgattgatgaagctatgtacctagggtagggtcatggatctgtccagcgtatcctccccaaggacatctttaTAAAGAATCAGAAGCAATCGAAGAGAAAACAACATTCACTCGACCGTGGAGATgcgctcactcgaccaccttgaagacactcgaccaccagaagatgaggaaccctccactctgcaacggttaagacttaaaccatagcattatgagcatttatgacatttactgtagacgttacctgtaacgcctttcctttatgagcattgaactctatgtaacggaggggagccggggtcctggcgcactctatataagccacctccctcctctgggacaagggttcgcacttttgtaaacacacacacacacacgtataatccagtcgaccgtctcagggcaccgagacgtagggctgttacttcctccgagaagggcctgaactcgtaaaactcgtgcgtacaactactccatagctaggatcttgcctcctcatatctaccccccattctactgtcagtcttagatccacgacagttggcgcccaccgtggggcagatGTCTTACCGActtattggagaagttgcaatttttccgatccccatcatcatggttccaggcggaggtttggctgagggctgcgagatctgtctcggcgcgctcgtgtttgtcgccgacgactccgcttggcttcagaaGGCACCACTCGACGTCGATGCGCTCCCCGCCCGtggggcgacgcactttcacgCGTGCGTCCGTGGCATCCTCCTGgggcaaccgtcgacccagtaccAGTCGACTCCTACGGCTTTCCCCCTCCCTGCGACCCGCCGGAACAAGCGCACCGGCCGATCGAGGGTTCAATGGTGGGTGAAGCATGTGGTGGCCCGCCAGTcagccacccctcaagtcgcggcgctcgagcccgacgagtctctctacggcctgttcgatctgtcgactggctccgtagagactgcatccgagtgcggcaGCAATGACTCGGCAGCGGAAGTCCTGATAGTCAATGGACCACGCGGTCCTCCTGGCTTCGATCGTGAAGACGGAGGTGACGGgaacggcgatccgtcgcgcgttcacgaggagtaccgccccgagcctctctcctcgcagcagagagaagaacttcgtcgccgaaacatggatgccctgcatactcctatcgttggagaaacgcccgaggcccaggccttggaacAGTCTCGCTTGGCCAatctggctgagcgcactcggctggagaacctacagcgcgcactcgacgatcgcgctcgtcaacgtgctcctgagtccaaccgacgccaactttttccacctccggCTCAGGTATACCGAACATCGATCCAAAACCTAGCAGCTGCGGCCcggatagcagagtcgattcaaccttcccagtcagaagttGGTCGAGGTCTGGCGCAGATTAGGGCCTTGCTCCGGGCAGTAGGAGAGCAGAATACGGC belongs to Triticum urartu cultivar G1812 chromosome 7, Tu2.1, whole genome shotgun sequence and includes:
- the LOC125518515 gene encoding BTB/POZ and MATH domain-containing protein 2-like: MASGTSTTAGLCGMEQQGLASGRVIMGEHRMVALSGVVVASTAAGLGKELPKFQAGGHTWRIRCYPNGSAQKYDGYISLVLELASHVVKDVRAEFRFTLVPLRRQGWPAPATYEHADVVTFEEKGGQFGFMDFVSRGWLEKSEKLLDGALAVRCDVTVLTQQPAPVPVIEEQELERLGLVCACKDDACKRIHAGTVEAAMALGTMPRRRRRVKEACLRLLGRLRVE